The genomic segment ATGGCGATACATCTGCAAAGTATCCGAAGAAAATGCGGAAACCGGAGCACTGAGTGCGGTAAAATCTTTTTTTGCCAAGACATGGGCTTCTTTAGCTTTTTCAAGGTCGTGAGTGGCCACTAGCGAATGGATCTTTTCCATCAGCGCAATCATTTGCGGAAACGTACCTTTGATAGCTTCAAAGGCCTTCTTTTCATCCGGCATGAATGCAGAGTTTACATATTCTTTGTAAGCTTTTTCGTAGGACTGCATCGCCGTATGGGCTTCTTTGATATCACTATCGGCTTGTCTGCCAGATTCAAGCTCGGCGAGCGCCGATGTGACATGAAATGCGAATTTGGTAGACGAGTGGCGCATTTCCTGAAGTGCTTCTATGTTGGGAATGATCTCTTTATGAGAACTGCTTAAGAGAAAATTGATTTTGGAAATGCCTGTCGAAGAAATGATGTTGGCGACTCCAAATCCGACGATCGGCAGGGCGGCCGCTAAAAGAAGTTTACCTTTGATGCCGTGAAACCACGAAGACAATTGAGTCATGTGCAACCCCTTAAGAAAATGTTCCGCAGTTATTCTTCTCGGCGAAGTTCCGTTGATGAAGAGTCCAAAACGGTTAAATCCTCGTAGAGGGTGGATATTTTGAGATCCTTGAGTCCTGCGTACGATATCACTCCAGCCAAATATGTCCCCAATCTTCGGTGCGCAACAAGGGGGTGCGAAATTTCTTGAGGCGAGCGATCGTCTGCGGGTGGGGATGAGAATAGCGCCGCCATCGAGCCGAGCTGATTGAAATCTTCAAGTTCGCCAAGCGATTTAAAAGCATTTCGGACGTACTAGTGTTGCTGCCATGATGGCCTAAAACTAAAACCTGGGCGGAGGCAACCCAAGGAGTTTTGCTCCATAGTTCTTCCAACTTTTTCGTCGAGTCGCCGGGCATAAGAATATTCTTAAAAAGATAAACTCTGCTTGAGTCATTTGAGTTTTTCGAAAGGGGCGGGGTCCATGATGATATCGAAAGGGGTTCTGTTGAGCAGCTTCGAAATTTTTTTAAGATCTTTACTTTGCGAGGGGAGGCCGGACCCCGCGGTGCAAAGCGAATGCAGATGTCAGGAAGAGTTTTTATAATTTTACTTTGAGCCAGGGCGCCGATGTGATCCCAGTCCCAATGACTTAAAAGCACTTCGTTCGCCCTGTGGGCACAAAGTTTTTTTAAACTTTCCCAAGGAAAGAACTCGCCACCCATATCAAAATGAAAACAGGTGTTTTGTTCCGGCATGGTAATCCATTGGCCTTGGCCCACATTCCAAACCACAATACCTCGAGCCAATGTGGCTGGGGCGATTCGGCTGGCACTAAATAATATGACAAACATGACCAGGGTTTTCATAAAAGATCTTTTCCTTGGCGAAGATGCAGACGTAAAAAATGAAACAAGATGTGTAAAAGAAAAATCCAGATCCAAAAGCTAGAGCTAGAACCGACGCCGCTGGATGGAATGACAACGGGTTCAGCCACTGCACTTAGTGTGGCCTCAAAAAAACTCATCACATGCGAAAACAGTTGCAGCAGTTTTTCATGAAAGACAGCGGTGAAACTTAAAGGCAATAAAACCAACGCGACAAGCGGGGCGAGTAAGAGATTGCTTAACACGCCGACTGGATGCAGCGAGGCCCAGCCCCATAAGAGCGGTGCCATGATTAAAAGAATCAAAAAGTGGGAAAGCAGCGCGCCTTTCCATGAACGAGAAGACAGGCCCAAGACCGAGGGGGCACTGAGCGCTAGAGCCGCGCACCAACTCATTTGAAAAGACAAGGACTGCCACCAGGTCGGAAAGATCGCCAATGTCAGCAGACCGCAAGCCAGAACCACAAGATCCCCCGGAAAAGCTATACGTCCGTAGCGCAACCCGGAACGCAGTAGAAGCGCTCCCAAAGCGCGAACTGCCGGCGCCTGCCAGCCCACGGCCAGTGAATAGAACCCCAGACTGAGAAATCTTAAAAAGAGTGGAATTTTAAGAATGCTTAAAAAACGATCAAGCAAAATCAAGTGGGATCCAGACACGATGAAAATATGGATCAGGGACGTCTTTGAGAGATTTTCTTTGAGCCGTGAGTCTGTGATCTTTTCACCACACAGCAGAGCTTGGATCGAAGCGCGGGTTGTTGCATCTGTAGGCACTTGTTTAAGACACTTTTGTTGATAAGTTTTCGACAGAGCTGATGTGTTTTTCAGCAATGAGTCTGGAGGCGTGATGCTTAAAGCAAGTGCAATGATCAATAGAAAGAGCATGGTTCTAAGGACTTAGCAAAAAGCGTTTCACGCACCATTTCTAAAATAATCTGTCATGATGTCCGCAGAACTTTGAAAATCGGATTTTAAGATCTGACATTTCAAGCTTGAAACGCAGGGTGTATTTTTAGAATAATTAAGTAAAAACAAATGCTTAAATGCTGATTATTATTTAGGCAAATCGCTGAAACCCTTGAAAACAAATAGGTCTAAGGTCTAGCATTACAATAACTCAACATTTTATGTGGATAACTCTTACTTGTTTGCCATTCTTATTGCGTGTCATACTAGAGGAAGATCAAGAGGTGAATAGAGATGAAGCAACTTAGACGATTAGCAGCAACCGTTTGTATCACTGTGCCTTTAGCTATCTCGGCTTTCGCCAAGCCGTCGCCAAAGAAGCCGGTTATCAATTCTAAGCAACAAGCTTTGCTTGTTGAGCTCACAGGAAAAGATATTTCTAAAGAAAATGACATCACCTTATATGCTGAAATGGTAAGCGCTTATGAGAGAAATGATGAAATTGCATTTAAGAGTCGTTTGCAAAGCATGATGTCGCGTTTTCCGCAAAGTGTGTACGCTGACAATGCACTTTTCCTAGCGGGCCGCATGTCCGTCGACAACAACGATTTCGCCCAAGCCATAAAATACTTTTCACAAATTGAAAAAAAATACGGAAAGAGCAACAAAGCTGCGGCCGCAAAATTTGCTAAAGGCATGACCTATAAAAAAATGAATTTGCCAGAGTATGCGGCTCGCTCGCTTAAAGAAGTTCGTGCTAGATACCCAGGAAGCCCCGAGTCTTTCCGCGCCGACGCTGAACTAAAAATTATTAAGTAGGGCCGCTTTCGGCGTCAGCCGAAACGCAGCCCCGGCTTACCGAGCCGCTTTCGGCGAAGACGAAACGCAGCTCCGGCTTACCGATTGACCCTTTTACCTTTGCAAGGATGCAAGAGTGATGAAAAAGAATTTCTCCGTAATGCTGGCTATGATTTTTTGTGCGCTTTTAGTGCAAGCACAAGATGCTCCTCCAGATGCGAATTGGGAAACTGATCCTTTAGATGTGCTGGAGTCTCAGCCTTCGGCGGAACCCGCGGCACCGGCAATGCCAGAATTTAAAGAAGTGCCAGGTGAAGTTCAGGTTGAATCTACACCTTCGCCAGAGATCGCGGCTCCCGCGCCTCCTCCGCCGCCGCCAGAAATGCCCGCTCCTAAAAAATCGAAGCGTGCAAAAAAATCTACGGCGCAATTTGAAAATTTAACTCCCGATGATCCGGATGCCCAAAAAGAGTCCGAGTTTCATCGAATTTACAAAACCTACAACGAAGCTCCGACCTCTGAAGAATCTTGGGAAAAAGCTTTAGGCGAGCGCAATGCGGAAACTTATAAGGTTCAATCCGGTGACACACTTTCAGGAATTTCGACGACGCTATTCGGGGACTCATTTTTTTGGCCCAAAGTGTGGTCCTTAAATCATGATCAAATTTTAAATCCGCATGAAATTTCTCCGGGCATGGGAATTCAATTTTTCCCGGGCAGCATGGGCGAAGCACCCACATTGGCGGTGACGGCTCAAGCCGAAGAAAAGAAAGTCACTTCGACAAGTATTCCGGTTCCGATGGCACCCCCTAAAGGTGCCATGGACGGTGTGGAAATTCCGGCACCAAAAAAACGTGCAGGCTTAGTGGAAAAACTGCCGCGCAGTTTACCTGGATCGCGTGTCAGCTCTGTCATCCGACCTAAGGATGATGTTCGTTTGGATTTGTTAAAGCATAAATATCCCAAGGCTTATGAGTATTTGGAATATTACATTAATGATGCCCCGGTGGAAGGTTCCGGTAAAATCACCGGTACGGAAATGGGGCTTTCGACGGCCGGAGAGTATCAATACATTTACGTCAGCTTTGCGGGAACTCCGGATAAAAAGTACGTTGTGCAAAAAAATCTGACTCAACTCGAGGACCCACGCAATAAAGAGCGCAAGGCCCAAATGGTTCAATTGCAAGGCGAGATTCAAGTTCTTGAAAAAGTGAATGACGCTGAAAACATGTATCGCGCTTTGGTGACGAAAACCATTCAACCGGTTGAAGTGGGTTCTACTTTGATCGCGGGATCGTTACCAATGATCGACCCCGCCGCCGGTCCGGTGACATCGGGGGTAGGGGCGACCATCATGGGCGGGCAGTTTGAAAAGAAACGTGCTTTGATGGGGCAAAACTCTTTGGTGTTCTTGGATGCGGGAAGCGGCCAGGGGCTGCAAGAGGGGCAAACGCTTTCGATTTATGCGGATGAAAGAGCTCGCAATAAAAATGTCAAAGCGGTGATGAATGACCGCGTGATTGGAAAACTTAAAGTTGTGCGTGTGACTAATAATTTTGCCACCGCTTATATTACCAGTGCCATTGATGACGTTATGATCGGGGATTATGCGGGTAAGTCGGTGGCGACAGCGGCCGTAAGCTCTGAACCCGTGATTGAAAACGAGGCGGGATCTGCAGATGATTTCGAATTGGACGATGCGCCGGTGGAAGATGCGTCATCGCCGGATTCCGGATCTGATGATTCTGATTTAGAATTATAAAGCACTTTAAGGCCGGGTTTGTGTCTTGCACAGCCCGGTCGTCATGAATGATCTTTACTCCCTTTCTCAAATTTTAAAACACCATCCCCTGTTTCGCACACGTCGCGATGAGGTTCTGCGGGTTTATTTTCTTTTAGGATCGCAGAAAAACTTAAATGCGGACTCTTTGTTAGCAGCTCTAAAATATCAGATTCCTGAATTGCACGGCGCTCTTCAGCAAAATCATGATCTTTTTAAACGCCATTGCGAGGAAACTTGGCGTATGAGTGAAAAAGGGGTGCAGATGATTTCTTACGGTGAAGAGGCTTATCCCCGTTCTTGCTATTTGATGGAGGACCCACCGCTGACATTAAGTTATTGGGGACAGCCCTCCTGGCAAGGCGGAAGAAGCTTGGCCGTGGTCGGCAGTCGTGAACCTTGTTTTGAATCCACACAGTGGATGGAAAAAGAGTTTTCTGATTTCTGTGAACGCGCAAAGCCCGTGGTTGTGAGTGGGGGCGCACGCGGCGTGGATCAAAAAGCGCATGCCATTGCACTTCGACATCATTTAAGCACGGTTGTGGTGCTGCCTTCAGGTTTAGGCAATCTTTATCCAGAAAGTCTGCGCGAGTGGATAGAGCCGGTGATTGCTAGTGGCGGTTGTTTTTTAAGTGAATATTCGTTTGAACAGCGGATGCATAAACATCTGTTTCATCATCGCAATCGATTGATTGCCGCTTTAGGGTGCGCCAGTCTGTTGATTGAGGCCCGTCGACGCAGTGGAACCTTGATCACCGCTCAACAAGCTTTGCAGTTGGGAAGACCGGTGTGGGTTGTTCCGGGTCATCCCCTCGATGTGCACTTTGGGGGAAGTTTAGATCTTTTGAGCGAAGGGGCCTTTTTAATCCGTGATGCTGAGGATTTGTTCATGTCTTTTAACTCTGAGCCATTACCCAAAAAAGGGCAGTTAGAATTTTTAGTATAGCTATAGTGGGGACCTTAGAGTGCCAACACTAGGGGTAGTGAGCTTTCTAAACTGCCAAAACTTCAAAGGAAAAAATGAAATCACCTGAAAAAATCTTTTGCCTGGCCTAAAGATTGTCTCTACCATTTGCTCTAGGGAGGGGCGATGTGGTCAAGGATGACCGTGGTAGTATGGACGCTGCTACATCGCTCTGTTTTAGTTCCAATTCTTTTGCAAAGCTCGCACACCTAAAATCGCAAAAATAACATTCGGTGCCCAGATCGCAAGCGCAACAGGAGCTGATCCTCCGCGAGCCATGCCTTCCGCCGCGATATACAGAACCCAGTAAAAGATAATTAAACCGATACAAAGAATCATGCCTCCGGCTTTAGCGGCGCGGCGGTTGGTGGTCGTTCCTAATCCCACACCAATCATCGCAAAGACTAAACATAAAACGGTGATCGCAATGCGTTTATGAAACTCCGTGCGCAAGGTGCGCTCTAACTCTGGATCTTTGCTAAGATCTTCTTTGAGTCGGCCGCGAACTTCTTGCAGAGTCAAAGATTGAGGTGATTTTTCACGTTCTTGAATATTTAGCGGCGTTGAAAAGCGCACGTCATAGGTGTCAAAACTGATCTTGGTGTGATTTTGGGCTTGGCGATGAATTTCGCCACTTTTTAAACGCAATAAAACTTCATGACCAGGGTTCACCGGGTCGGGAATGATCTCGCCTTCTTTCGCGATGATGGTGAGTGGAACGTCGCCAGATTTTTCATCGTAAATAAATACTTTTTCTAATTGGCCTTTGTTGGAGTCCACCTTGTTGGCATAAACAACCATATTAAAAAAACTGTCTGAAAAAGTACCTTCTTTAATAACGGCTCCGGCCTTGGTGCTTGCTAAACGAGAATATAAAACCTCGAATTGCCGGTTCCCCCAAGGGGCGATGTTAAACGACATTTGAGCTGAAATAATCCCGACCAAGGTGGCTAATACCAAGGCGGGTAAAAGCAAGGTTCCCATTGGTAATCCGGACGCCTTCATAGCAACAATCTCTGAATCCTGACTTAAGCGCCCATAAGTTAGTAGTACTGAGAATAAGAGGGCCATCGGAAACAGGACGGGCAGCAAAGAGATGATCACAAACCCAATAATTTGGGCGATGACTTTGATGGCGACGCCGTGAACTAAAGCGAACTCCGTCAGGCGGAGGACCTGAAACATGAGGATGATTGAAATAAAAACCAAAAGTCCCAGGATGAAACTTGGAAGCATCTCAAAGAAAATGTACTGAACTGCTTTTTTACCGTTAAAAATGCTCAAAAAACTGTCTCCTGGTGCACGAGTCCCGAGCCCCAGTCTAAACCGGGACGACAAAGGTGTCATCTCTTCCATTGTCCAGGACCTCGGATTGACGCTGCCCCTTGCTTGTTCGAGAATAAGATTAATGAACAAAATCCTCTTGGTGTACGAAGATTATGCAGATCTGATGAACGTGGAAAGCACGTTGAAAAAAGTCGGTTTTGATGTGATCGGTCTTACCAATGAATACACTGTGGCGGAACAAGTTTTAGCCTTCAATCCGGATCTTGTCGTGGGTTCGGGCCGCGGTGGCAAGGTCAACTCTTTAGGCGTTGGTAAACGTCTTAAAGAAATGCATCGGTGGCAGGGAAAATCCGTTCTCATTTTTCCCGCAAAATTTAAACCTGAACCTCAAGATCTTATTCGCATCCGCGTTGACATGATGTTGGAAGCTCCGGTTCCCGCACTGCGCCTCATTCAAGTGATCGGCAAGTTGCTCAATCACGATGAAGCTGTGCTGCTAGAGCGTTTAAATAAAAACTCCACAACCGAGTCTGAAAAAAAAGCTTCGTCGTCGGCGACGTCGGTGGGCGGCAAATTCAACCTTGAATCCGAAGCGATTTATATCAAGGGTCGCACGGAAGAGGTGGATAAAAATTCAGAAGAACGTTCGATGCGTTCTGAAAAAATCGGTTCGGAAGACGGCGTTAATTTTTCATTCGACAATCAAGAGCCCGAAGAAAAGCGCAAAGTCTCCTTTAAATTTGGGGATCGGATGTCCGACGCCGCTTCGGGAGGCGCCCGCAAAACCACGGACGAAAAATCTTCCAGCCTTTTTGCCGACGTCGATTTAAAGGCTTTGGAAAAAGAGCTCTTGGGCGGCGGAACTCCCGAAATGGAGCGCATTGAGCCCCAAGAATTAGAAAAGCCTGTCGTCCCCGAAGCGCCTGCAGAACTGCGAGCTTCGGCCGAGGGCGAGTTTGAACCTGCCGCTGGGATCACCGAGCCTCCAGAGTCGCTTGAAGATGTGTCCGTGAATGATATGACTTTAGAAGACCTTATTGATGGTGAGGTTGTGCGCGGTGGGCCTCCAGAGAGCATTGATTCGGCGGTAGTGACGAGCGAGGCGAGGGAGCTTAAAGATCTTCAAGCCAAAGCGCAACGAGAGCTGGCTTCTGCTGAAAAAGCACTCAAAAATCGCATGGAAAAGTATGCTGCCCTGGTGGCGGATGTGAAGGTCGCTCCAAAAAGTACGGTGTCCCGGGTTGAGGCACGGCGGCGTCAGAAGCAAATGGCTGCAGAATGGGATGCTGAAAACCTGAACGAACTCGATAAGTTACGTCGCGAGTTTACGAAGGCTCTTTTTAAAAAGTGATTGATCGACTGGGACCTTGACGAGTCCGGTTTTGATGTTCAAATTAAGGGAAGATTACGGAGGCCTTATGGGCGTTAATACAACAGCTGTTACTGACAGCTCTTTTGAAACAGAAGTTCTTAATTCATCAACTCCAGTACTAGTCGATTTTTGGGCTGAGTGGTGCGGACCTTGTCGTGCACTGGCTCCAAAACTAGAAGAAGTCGCTCAAGAGTTGGGTGGCAAAGTTAGAATCGTAAAAGTGAACGTGGATGAGAATCCAGGGACACCAGGCAAGTACGGCATCCGTGGAATTCCGGCGATGTTGCTTTTCAAAGGTGGCAGTGAGATTGGTCAATTGGTGGGAAATCATCCCAAAGACGCGATCTTGGATTTCTTAAACAAGAACGTATAGTTTTTGACTAGAAAATTCTAATGAAAAAGGGAATCTGTGAAGATTCCCTTTTTTTATTTTATTTGAGTTTAGTTTGTCGCCACCATGCGCGGCGCTTTATCCGCAATCTTAGCATAAAGATCTTTATAGTTTTTCATCACCTTCGAATTGTATTCGGCAGGGACAACATTTTTAGCAACCAAGCGGCGCACGTTTAATGGACCCATATTGTAAGCACTCACATAGCGAGCTGGTTTGCTAGTGAACTTGTTACGCAAGTAATCCATGTAAGCCGTACCTAATTTGATGTTCACGGTAGGGTTTTTCAAAGACTCTTTGCCCTTCCATTTCATGCCGATTTTTTGCGCCATCCACTTAGCTGTTTCAGGACGGATTTGCATTAAACCGATTTCACCCACGCTGCCAATGGCTTCGGGATTGAACTTAGATTCAGTCGCAATCACCGCTAAGACAAACACGGGATCCAGTTCATATTTCGCACTTTCCGCAATAACGGTGCGAGCAATCGCGCGTGCTTGAGCTTTATATTTAGGCCCGAGCGAGCTTTGAATTTTCTTTTGAATCATCAAGTTGAGAGCTTTTTGGCCTCCCATTTTTTCCGCGTCGCTGCCGGAATATTTCTTTCCTAAAAGCTCTTTAGCATGGGAAACCCGGGCTGACTCTAGAACACTCTCAAGCACCGCTGGAAACTTGAAAGAGACAAAGTTGAAGTTATTAAAAAGAGCCATGGTGAGTGTTGCGGTGATAAGCGCAAGTCCGATTTTGAGATGTTTCGTTTTCATATCCGCGACCTCCTGTTACCAACCAAATAGTTCAATGGTCGTGCCGACGGACTAACTATGCGGGATCTTTCAGGTCTTAGATTGGAGCGCGGGATAAAAGCTATCCATTCGAGTTGGCCGAACAGGTGTCTACCAGAGTTTAGTCACTGACTGAAAACTAGTGAGTCACTTTCGGGCATCTTCTCATCTTGAGACGTCTTGTCTGGGAACGGGCTTCGAACGCTGGATTTTTTCTTTGCAAAGGCTGCTTAGCTTCTCGTGCTCTGGGCGCGCCTTCCAGGCTCAGTTGCCGCCGTGGCTGAAAGCCACGGTTCGCGCCATCGTGGCGCCGGCAAAGGCCCTGCCGCACAAGAAGCTAAGCAGCCTTTGCAAAGAAAAAATCTAGTTCGAATGACGTATCTAACTTCAAACAGCGCAGAGGGCTCAAAAAGATCTTTGAAGGCGTTAGCGAAAAATTATTTGATCTAAACTCCGCAGAAGGCAGGAGCATGAGAAGTTAGCAAGAGGCTTTTTTCCTAGGAATGGGTAAAGTCGATCACGAAGTGGCCTTCGTCGGCGCATGGATGCGCGAACCACCCGAAGGGTGGCGACGATGAGCCCGGATGGCGTGCCACGAAGCTGACGGCTTTACCCATTCCTAGGAAAAAAGCCGTCCTTGGTGACCAAGCATCTCCCGGGTTCCAAGAATTTTAGAACAAGTAGCGACGATAGGCGACGGAGGAGACTAGGCCCATTCCGGCCATGGTTGTGATCATGCCCGATCCCCCGTAACTAAGCAGTGGTAAAGGGACACCGACGATGGGAAGGAGTCCGATAACCATGCCGATATTGATAAACATATGCCAGAAGATATAGCAGAGGACCCCCACCGTCAGCAGGGCGCCAAACTTGTCCCTGGCGTTAGAGGCGATTCTGATTCCTGTGATAAATAAAAAGGCGAAGAGTCCGATGACGGCGAGTGAACCAACAAAACCATGTTCTTCACTTAGTACCGAAAAAATAAAGTCCGTGTGACGCTCTGGTAAGAACTCTAGTTGAGATTGAGTTCCCATCATAAAGCCTTTGCCGAAAAAGCGGCCGGAACCTACGGCGATTTTTGATTGGATGCTGTTGTAACCAGTTCCTCTTGGATCACTTGCCGGACTTAGGAAAGTAAAAACGCGATTTTTTTGGTAATCATGCAATACGAACTTCCACGCCACCGGGATCGCGATAATTCCAAGGACAATACAGCTTGCCAAGATGCTTTTTCGGATCTTGGCAAAAATAAGCATCGAGCCCCCGATGGCGGCTAACATCATCGCGGTTCCTAGATCGGGTTGTTCTACGACTAAGCCGAAGGGAATTAACAAGGCCAATAATGGCAGCCACATTTCTTTAAAGCCCATGCCGGGGCCATGCGTGCTGCGAGTGGAAAGAATTTTTGCCATCAACATAATCAAAGCCAGTTTCATCGTCTCTGACGGTTGATACCGAAAGAAGCCTAAATCAATCCAGCGTTGCGCCCCCAGAGCGACCTTACCAAAGAAGGTCACGTACAGAATGGCTAAAAGATTTAAACCATAAATCACCAACGCAATTCGGCTGACGATGGAATAATCAACGATGGTCACTAACAAGAAAATGGACCAGCCCGCCGCCAGCCATACAATTTGTTGAATGAACAGCGAAGCCACGTCTGTCGATGTCGGACCGTGAGTGGCACTGTACAGGTTGATTAAGCCGATAACATTCAAAGCAAAGATCACAATGATCAAGTTGATATCTAATTTTTTAAAAAGTGTTCGTTCTTCAACGTGCAAGGCAGTTAACACTTTACTCTCCTTCCGACTCTTGAGGTGGAGGCGCCGTCGGGGCTTCCGCTTTTTTTAAGCCTTTAGCTTTAAGCGCATTTTCAATAACCTCGGGGTGATATTTTTCAAAGTAAGCTTGCACGATATCGCGCACAATCGGAGCCGCCCCCGAAGCACCATGGCACGAGTGTTCAGCCAATGCCGCAATGGTGATCTCTGGATTTTCTGCCGGAGCAAAGGC from the Bdellovibrio bacteriovorus genome contains:
- a CDS encoding ComEC/Rec2 family competence protein, which translates into the protein MKTLVMFVILFSASRIAPATLARGIVVWNVGQGQWITMPEQNTCFHFDMGGEFFPWESLKKLCAHRANEVLLSHWDWDHIGALAQSKIIKTLPDICIRFAPRGPASPRKVKILKKFRSCSTEPLSISSWTPPLSKNSNDSSRVYLFKNILMPGDSTKKLEELWSKTPWVASAQVLVLGHHGSNTSTSEMLLNRLANLKISISSARWRRYSHPHPQTIARLKKFRTPLLRTEDWGHIWLE
- a CDS encoding DNA-processing protein DprA — protein: MNDLYSLSQILKHHPLFRTRRDEVLRVYFLLGSQKNLNADSLLAALKYQIPELHGALQQNHDLFKRHCEETWRMSEKGVQMISYGEEAYPRSCYLMEDPPLTLSYWGQPSWQGGRSLAVVGSREPCFESTQWMEKEFSDFCERAKPVVVSGGARGVDQKAHAIALRHHLSTVVVLPSGLGNLYPESLREWIEPVIASGGCFLSEYSFEQRMHKHLFHHRNRLIAALGCASLLIEARRRSGTLITAQQALQLGRPVWVVPGHPLDVHFGGSLDLLSEGAFLIRDAEDLFMSFNSEPLPKKGQLEFLV
- a CDS encoding tetratricopeptide repeat protein; protein product: MKQLRRLAATVCITVPLAISAFAKPSPKKPVINSKQQALLVELTGKDISKENDITLYAEMVSAYERNDEIAFKSRLQSMMSRFPQSVYADNALFLAGRMSVDNNDFAQAIKYFSQIEKKYGKSNKAAAAKFAKGMTYKKMNLPEYAARSLKEVRARYPGSPESFRADAELKIIK
- a CDS encoding lytic transglycosylase domain-containing protein gives rise to the protein MKTKHLKIGLALITATLTMALFNNFNFVSFKFPAVLESVLESARVSHAKELLGKKYSGSDAEKMGGQKALNLMIQKKIQSSLGPKYKAQARAIARTVIAESAKYELDPVFVLAVIATESKFNPEAIGSVGEIGLMQIRPETAKWMAQKIGMKWKGKESLKNPTVNIKLGTAYMDYLRNKFTSKPARYVSAYNMGPLNVRRLVAKNVVPAEYNSKVMKNYKDLYAKIADKAPRMVATN
- the trxA gene encoding thioredoxin; translation: MGVNTTAVTDSSFETEVLNSSTPVLVDFWAEWCGPCRALAPKLEEVAQELGGKVRIVKVNVDENPGTPGKYGIRGIPAMLLFKGGSEIGQLVGNHPKDAILDFLNKNV
- the lptF gene encoding LPS export ABC transporter permease LptF encodes the protein MSIFNGKKAVQYIFFEMLPSFILGLLVFISIILMFQVLRLTEFALVHGVAIKVIAQIIGFVIISLLPVLFPMALLFSVLLTYGRLSQDSEIVAMKASGLPMGTLLLPALVLATLVGIISAQMSFNIAPWGNRQFEVLYSRLASTKAGAVIKEGTFSDSFFNMVVYANKVDSNKGQLEKVFIYDEKSGDVPLTIIAKEGEIIPDPVNPGHEVLLRLKSGEIHRQAQNHTKISFDTYDVRFSTPLNIQEREKSPQSLTLQEVRGRLKEDLSKDPELERTLRTEFHKRIAITVLCLVFAMIGVGLGTTTNRRAAKAGGMILCIGLIIFYWVLYIAAEGMARGGSAPVALAIWAPNVIFAILGVRALQKNWN
- a CDS encoding LysM peptidoglycan-binding domain-containing protein translates to MKKNFSVMLAMIFCALLVQAQDAPPDANWETDPLDVLESQPSAEPAAPAMPEFKEVPGEVQVESTPSPEIAAPAPPPPPPEMPAPKKSKRAKKSTAQFENLTPDDPDAQKESEFHRIYKTYNEAPTSEESWEKALGERNAETYKVQSGDTLSGISTTLFGDSFFWPKVWSLNHDQILNPHEISPGMGIQFFPGSMGEAPTLAVTAQAEEKKVTSTSIPVPMAPPKGAMDGVEIPAPKKRAGLVEKLPRSLPGSRVSSVIRPKDDVRLDLLKHKYPKAYEYLEYYINDAPVEGSGKITGTEMGLSTAGEYQYIYVSFAGTPDKKYVVQKNLTQLEDPRNKERKAQMVQLQGEIQVLEKVNDAENMYRALVTKTIQPVEVGSTLIAGSLPMIDPAAGPVTSGVGATIMGGQFEKKRALMGQNSLVFLDAGSGQGLQEGQTLSIYADERARNKNVKAVMNDRVIGKLKVVRVTNNFATAYITSAIDDVMIGDYAGKSVATAAVSSEPVIENEAGSADDFELDDAPVEDASSPDSGSDDSDLEL
- the rodA gene encoding rod shape-determining protein RodA; translation: MLTALHVEERTLFKKLDINLIIVIFALNVIGLINLYSATHGPTSTDVASLFIQQIVWLAAGWSIFLLVTIVDYSIVSRIALVIYGLNLLAILYVTFFGKVALGAQRWIDLGFFRYQPSETMKLALIMLMAKILSTRSTHGPGMGFKEMWLPLLALLIPFGLVVEQPDLGTAMMLAAIGGSMLIFAKIRKSILASCIVLGIIAIPVAWKFVLHDYQKNRVFTFLSPASDPRGTGYNSIQSKIAVGSGRFFGKGFMMGTQSQLEFLPERHTDFIFSVLSEEHGFVGSLAVIGLFAFLFITGIRIASNARDKFGALLTVGVLCYIFWHMFINIGMVIGLLPIVGVPLPLLSYGGSGMITTMAGMGLVSSVAYRRYLF
- a CDS encoding ComEC/Rec2 family competence protein; translated protein: MLFLLIIALALSITPPDSLLKNTSALSKTYQQKCLKQVPTDATTRASIQALLCGEKITDSRLKENLSKTSLIHIFIVSGSHLILLDRFLSILKIPLFLRFLSLGFYSLAVGWQAPAVRALGALLLRSGLRYGRIAFPGDLVVLACGLLTLAIFPTWWQSLSFQMSWCAALALSAPSVLGLSSRSWKGALLSHFLILLIMAPLLWGWASLHPVGVLSNLLLAPLVALVLLPLSFTAVFHEKLLQLFSHVMSFFEATLSAVAEPVVIPSSGVGSSSSFWIWIFLLHILFHFLRLHLRQGKDLL